A window of Haloarcula marismortui ATCC 43049 genomic DNA:
CCATCGTCGCAGCACTTCCGACGCTGCTCGTCTACATCATGTTCGGCGAACAGTTTGCGAAAGGCGTCGCTGGAGAATAATCACGGAGGTATTCACAATGGCACAACTCACACTGGACGAGGTAACGAAGACGTTCCAAGACGACGACGGCGAAATCATCGCAGTTGACGAGGTCTCGGTCGACATCGAGGACGGGGAGTTCCTCTGTGTCGTCGGCCCATCGGGCTGTGGGAAATCGACGACGCTCCGGATGATTGCCGGGCTCGAAGACATCACGCGCGGCGAAATCCGACTGGACGGCCAGATAATCAACGACCAGCCGCCGGCCCGTCGGAACGTGGCCATGGTGTTCCAGTCCTACGCCCTGTACCCACACATGACCGTGCGGGAGAACATGGCGTTCGGGCTGGAGGAATCGACGGATATGCCCGACGACGAGATCAACGAGCGCGTCGAGAAGGCGTGCAAGGATATGGGCATCTTCGAGCTCATCGACCGCAAGCCCGGCGAACTTTCCGGCGGGCAGCAACAGCGCGTGGCGCTTGGCCGCGCTATCGTCCGGGACCCCGAAGTGTTCCTGATGGACGAGCCGCTTGCGAACCTGGATGCGAAGCTCAAAGCCGAGATGCGGACCGAACTTCAGGAGCTCCAGCAAGACCTGGACGTGACAACGGTGTACGTCACCCACGACCAGACGGAGGCGATGACGATGAGCGACCGCATCGCCATCCTCAACGACGGCGTCCTCCAGCAATGCGCGACGCCGCTTGAGTGCTACCACGAGCCGAACAACCTCTTTGTCGCTGGCTTCATCGGCGAACCGTCGATGAACTTCTTCCCGACGACGCTGGAGGGGTCGACGCTCAAAGGTGAGTGGTTCGAGTATGAACTCAGCGACGAGACGGTCGCCGCCGTCGAGGGCACGAGCGACATCACGCTCGGCATCAGGCCCGAAGACATCGAATTCGTTCAGAGCGACGTCGGTCCGAACGTGTTTGATTCGACGGTCCACGTCGTCGAGCCACGCGGGAACGAGAACACGGCGCACCTGCAGTTCGACGAATCGATGGACGACCAGTTTAT
This region includes:
- a CDS encoding ABC transporter ATP-binding protein, whose product is MAQLTLDEVTKTFQDDDGEIIAVDEVSVDIEDGEFLCVVGPSGCGKSTTLRMIAGLEDITRGEIRLDGQIINDQPPARRNVAMVFQSYALYPHMTVRENMAFGLEESTDMPDDEINERVEKACKDMGIFELIDRKPGELSGGQQQRVALGRAIVRDPEVFLMDEPLANLDAKLKAEMRTELQELQQDLDVTTVYVTHDQTEAMTMSDRIAILNDGVLQQCATPLECYHEPNNLFVAGFIGEPSMNFFPTTLEGSTLKGEWFEYELSDETVAAVEGTSDITLGIRPEDIEFVQSDVGPNVFDSTVHVVEPRGNENTAHLQFDESMDDQFIATVGGMKQLKAGQHVKIRFPENAIHLFDTSSGSAIRNRTLDEIETVESVV